The proteins below are encoded in one region of Paramisgurnus dabryanus chromosome 2, PD_genome_1.1, whole genome shotgun sequence:
- the LOC135783411 gene encoding uncharacterized protein: MDHNHLRTKVRTSSWKHKNLRVSLQTLSGEETLKKLDFIDKFGDPKLRGVQRVLEELLVSTLLNDNKPCGVLHMDFAFELFASLFDRQTVEKEWFRDCILNPEYGIPVLIYNRTGKQWIILNDGSASMENIFMELVKDEEEKHDQDNEDVNTETIHRLIESMTNEYDRWVATALLVCAGKMHGMTTMRARQLLQDLEERLDKWEASKSAAEVFVSQRLDHRIENLEARVKALTEQIQVASIRWTPERVGDLENERSILQESLENVKKLKAAETPYTRQCLKQAVKRKADQIAEDERIKKRARGAGHKTMMDEEDEKWLAKCIEDKTTVHGRRHESVLYTHHRVKSRDLLKLANYRRLRLGLPLIRAVSTVNSRARARRLKSLQSRRHKGLGLWCSKKPPKTEERDNECTHHQRKHVSLAKEHLFGVEAGERRKFAVAISMDDKAYLRPGTSEGFHGSRRQSVLQPTDDQAAKRLPVHDFPEPSMYITPSAFRLLKKEPSQFEATTLVSSDDSSMAVVHPKAYIGTHGTTWASNYMRLRREFPDDFEVPGTAVLKDVRKLFCRTRDATKYFLDTAMEADVKCVTEGPDCPFRSYTNLQLKSFKQQLEQGTQDWFQVKDSLSAAYVALGSEVISQVSGVVTAVENAVATLASSSKKNVWDCYKPLIKACQDLLKHLDITPMPMVCPQIIELTDAGPGVGVSNFEVRFRAAEKIRIHSTDLLCRIHRAREDSGQNEAERLNACLGEAICDGGTIQWQIFSETHGLTETEISTMTRLVLEDHAQKMMENNAWAVAEEVRLRIDQSPAPAGFTRALTVEKTELQFFYNREFLQRYMTSGKTQRSSVPGHNYFQKIESFIDRHFEIGELYMEFLKGSCKGSGSLCDFCSSNPLSGPPITRIPKPYPDHQQLPALKYCPYNRTPVDGRLPDDFQPRAQLKKAVLHRDVQLDNPISISEFAQKYVVDERCVREYVQHIKRMDLMKAKRSAEIDDRKVQSNAKKYDDYDWKELYRQGQLSKLRVSDLDKYLSKHGLQQTCRKSIKLEMVGAHIGKTVCSSVLCDLAALPTDDPASDTESELDLSSDESEDDVVLEVGDSDAADVDRDVGENEPNVSRFGRLRQKVVNKDYIFF; this comes from the exons ATGGATCACAACCATCTGAGGACGAAAGTACGGACCAGTAGCTGGAAGCACAAAAACTTAAGGGTTTCACTCCAGACGCTGTCGGGTGAGGAAACGTTAAAAAAACTAGATTTTATAGATAAATTTGGTGATCCAAAATTACGGGGAGTTCAGAGAGTGTTGGAGGAGTTGCTGGTGTCAACGTTGCTCAATGATAACAAGCCATGTGGTGTACTGCACATGGATTTTGCCTTCGAACTGTTTGCGTCATTATTCGATAGACAAACAGTCGAAAAAGAATGGTTCCGGGACTGCATACTGAATCCCGAATATGGAATACCTGTTTTAATATATAATCGAACGGGCAAGCAGTGGATTATATTGAACGACGGGTCGGCGTCaatggaaaacattttcatgGAACTTGTCAAAGACGAGGAAGAAAAACATGACCAAGACAACGAGGACGTCAATACTGAAACG ATACACCGGCTTATTGAATCAATGACCAATGAATATGATCGATGGGTTGCCACTGCTCTGTTAGTCTGTGCTGGAAAAATGCATGGTATGACTACCATGAGAGCGAGACAACTCTTGCAAGATCTCGAGGAACGACTGGACAAGTGGGAGGCCAGCAAATCAGCTGCAGAGGTCTTTGTCTCCCAGAGGCTTGATCACCGCATAGAGAACCTGGAGGCCAGGGTTAAAGCTTTGACGGAGCAGATACAAGTAGCTTCCATAAGATGGACTCCAGAAAGGGTTGGTGATCTAGAGAATGAGAGGAGCATTCTGCAGGAGTCATTAGAGAATGTGAAAAAACTGAAA GCAGCTGAGACACCGTACACCAGACAGTGTTTGAAACAAGCTGTGAAAAGGAAGGCAGACCAGATTGCGGAAGATGAACGCATTAAGAAGAGGGCACGAGGCGCGGGTCACAAAACCATGATGGATGAGGAGGATGAGAAGTGGTTGGCTAAGTGTATAG AGGACAAAACTACAGTTCATGGTCGTCGGCATGAAAGCGTACTCTACACCCATCATAGAGTGAAGTCCCGGGATCTGCTGAAACTGGCAAACTACAGAAGGCTGAGACTAGGTCTGCCGTTGATTCGTGCTGTGTCCACAGTGAATAGCAGAGCAAGAGCAAGACGTCTGAAATCCCTTCAGAGCAGGAGACAT AAGGGTTTAGGACTCTGGTGCTCAAAGAAACCTCCAAAAACAGAGGAAAGAGATAACGAATGCACGCACCATCAGAGGAAACACGTTTCTCTTGCCAAAGAGCATCTGTTTGGAGTGGAGGCTGGAGAAAGGAGAAAGTTTGCTGTGGCCATCAGCATGGATGACAAGGCTTACCTTCGGCCTGGAACCTCAG AGGGATTTCATGGGTCAAGAAGACAATCGGTTCTCCAACCCACAGATGATCAGGCTGCAAAAAGGCTACCAGTTCATGATTTCCCAGAGCCTTCCATGTACATCACACCCTCTGCTTTCCGTCTGCTCAAGAAAGAACCTTCTCAATTTGAAGCCACTACCTTGGTATCTTCAGATGATTCCAGTATGGCAGTAGTCCACCCAAAGGCCTACATCGGGACTCATGGGACAACTTGGGCCTCCAATTATATGCGTCTCAGGAGGGAGTTCCCGGATGATTTTGAGGTTCCTGGTACAGCGGTCCTTAAGGATGTGAGAAAGCTCTTCTGTCGGACCAGAGATGCCACAAAATACTTCCTTGACACCGCAATGGAAGCTGATGTAAAGTGTGTTACAGAGGGACCAGACTGCCCTTTCCGCTCATACACTAACCTGCAATTGAAGTCATTCAAACAGCAACTGGAACAAGGCACACAGGACTGGTTTCAAGTCAAAGACTCTCTGTCTGCTGCTTACGTAGCATTAGGGAGTGAGGTCATTAGTCAGGTATCTGGTGTTGTGACTGCAGTTGAGAATGCTGTAGCGACACTGGCTTCCAGTTCAAAAAAGAATGTGTGGGACTGCTACAAGCCATTAATTAAGGCCTGTCAAGATTTGCTGAAACATCTGGATATCACCCCAATGCCCATGGTTTGTCCACAGATCATTGAGCTGACAGATGCTGGACCTGGAGTTGGTGTTTCAAATTTTgag GTACGTTTCAGAGCAGCAGAAAAAATCCGGATTCATTCAACGGACCTATTGTGTCGAATTCACAGAGCTCGGGAGGATTCTGGGCAAAATGAAGCTGAAAGGCTGAATGCTTGCCTGG GTGAAGCGATATGTGATGGAGGTACAATCCAGTGGCAGATCTTTTCTGAGACCCATGGCTTAACAGAAACTGAGATATCCACAATGACCAGATTAGTCCTTGAGGATCATGCACAGAAGATGATGGAAAACAATGCTTGGGCTGTGGCAGAAGAAGTCAGACTCAGAATTGACCAGTCACCTGCCCCAGCAGGATTTACCAGAGCGTTAACTGTGGAAAAAACAG AACTACAGTTCTTCTACAACCGTGAGTTTCTACAGCGGTACATGACAAGTGGCAAGACCCAGAGATCATCTGTTCCAGGCCATAATTACTTTCAGAAGATAGAAAGCTTCATTGACAGACATTTTGAGATTGGTGAACTGTACATGGAGTTCCTCAAGGGAAGTTGCAAAG GGTCAGGGTCTCTCTGTGACTTCTGCTCTTCAAATCCCCTCTCTGGACCACCAATTACAAGGATCCCTAAACCTTATCCAGACCACCAACAACTGCCAGCTCTAAAGTACTGCCCTTACAACAGAACCCCAGTTGATGGTCGACTGCCAGATGACTTTCAACCGCGTGCTCAACTCAAGAAAGCTGTTTTACACAGGGATGTCCAGCTAGACAATCCAATTTCCATCTCAGAATTTGCCCAGAAGTATGTGGTCGATGAGCGTTGTGTACGTGAATATGTGCAGCACATAAAACGTATGGACTTGATGAAAGCCAAGCGATCTGCTGAAATAGATGACAGAAAAGTGCAGTCAAATGCTAAAAAATATGATGACTATGACTGGAAGGAACTATACAGGCAGGGTCAGTTATCCAAACTGCGTGTTTCAGACTTGGACAAGTATTTGTCCAAACATGGTTTGCAGCAGACTTGCAGGAAGAGCATCAAGCTAGAGATGGTGGGAGCTCACATTGGCAAAACTGTGTGTTCAAGTGTGCTTTGTGATCTTGCAGCTCTTCCAACCGATGACCCGGCCTCAGACACTGAGTCAGAGTTAGACTTATCTAGTGACGAGAGTGAAGATGATGTAGTTTTAGAGGTTGGTGACAGTGATGCTGCTGATGTTGACCGTGATGTTGGAGAAAATGAGCCAAATGTATCAAGATTTGGTAGACTGCGGCAGAAAGTAGTGAACAAAGATTATATCTTCTTCTAA
- the cldnd1a gene encoding claudin domain-containing protein 1a: protein MVDNRHATALVIAGVLSALASVYLSVSVGSPHWYRYTSPPVRAEPNATELRALQGEFLDGEFDEKTVSDAMFRMNGTLGLWWRCIHTPTDAHWYRDPDPKMVLECASFTLSQQFTPKYKEPGNHNSGEDTIRTYLWRCQFLLPLVSLGLVVLGGLLGFCACLCGSLTPVLFIGLLHLLAGLCSLATVCCFLAGVDLLHRVSVFPDNVDGTLGWSLYLALIASPLHMMAAALLVWAARSHGQTYYRMTAYRVA from the exons ATGGTGGATAACAGACACGCAACGGCTCTGGTCATTGCCGGTGTTTTAAGTGCGCTAGCGTCCGTGTATCTGTCGGTGTCGGTGGGTTCGCCGCACTGGTACCGGTACACGAGCCCTCCTGTGCGCGCGGAGCCCAACGCCACGGAGCTGCGCGCGCTGCAGGGCGAGTTTCTGGATGGAGAATTTGATGAGAAAACGGTGAGCGACGCGATGTTCCGCATGAACGGAACGCTCGGACTATGGTGGAGATGCATTCATACTCCGACTGATGCGCACTGGTACAGAGATCCAG ATCCAAAGATGGTTCTGGAGTGTGCAAGTTTTACTCTCTCACAACAATTCACCCCAAAATACAAAGAACCGGGAAATCACAACAGTGGAGAAGACACAATACGAACTT ATCTTTGGAGGTGTCAGTTTTTGCTGCCGCTGGTCTCTTTGGGTCTGGTGGTTCTGGGCGGTCTGTTGGGTTTCTGTGCCTGTCTGTGTGGCAGCCTCACTCCTGTGCTCTTCATCGGTTTGTTGCACCTGCTGGCAG GCCTGTGTTCTTTAGCTACCGTGTGTTGTTTTCTGGCTGGAGTAGATCTGCTGCACCGCGTTTCTGTGTTTCCCGATAACGTGGATGGAACTCTGGGCTGGTCGCTGTATCTGGCGCTCATCGCGTCTCCTCTGCACATGATGGCAGCTGCACTGCTGGTGTGGGCCGCTCGCAGCCACGGTCAAACCTACTATCGCATGACTGCATACAGAGTAGCATAA